A window from Citrus sinensis cultivar Valencia sweet orange chromosome 3, DVS_A1.0, whole genome shotgun sequence encodes these proteins:
- the LOC102615389 gene encoding ABC transporter G family member 9-like, with translation MVEENKGSEGIENMDEENQSQRELQKQNVEDMLKKVNMLVTIKFEDVTHKIKTKGGRGGPGRYCCYLLNKNSDEEKMILKGVSGAVSPGELLAILGPSGCGKTTLLTALGGRLSNGRDRVTQGHITYNGKQFSAEVKRRTGFVAQNNVFYPHLTVAETLVFTALLRLPNSLKKEEKVLHAEAVINQLGLARCRNSIIGGRLVRGLSGGERKRISIGQELLINPSLLFLDEPTSGLDSTMAKKILVSLSKLAEGGRTILMTIHQPASSLFYMFNKILLLSSDGSSLYFGKGEDVINYFAGIGYVPSVAMNPADFLLDLANGVASGDPKENREAVKQTLISAYKSNISNKLKQEFEDGGDHSLTTDSKNYKKTSKWSTTWWQHFSVLLRRDLKERRHDTFDSLKIGQILFLSIITGLIWWQSSTDNIEDQVGLLFFYSRQAGFFPLFQALHTFPLERMMLEKERSSGMYRLSSYIMAKTTGDFVMELVLPTVFVIITYWMGGLKARVINFLSTLAATLYTALVAQSLGLAVGAFVLNQRKAGTIATTLMLTFLLTGGFFVEDVPAFISWLEYLSFTHYSYKLLLMSQYNPNDTYICASNSNSNATCLVGDFPRIKFVGLNNKLLSVVMMAVMFVCYKLITYLALRRVGVTHK, from the exons ATGGTTGAAGAGAATAAGGGAAGCGAAGGTATTGAGAACATGGATGAAGAAAACCAGAGCCAGAGGGAGCTGCAAAAGCAAAATGTAGAAGATATGCTTAAGAAAGTGAATATGCTTGTTACAATAAag TTTGAAGATGTgactcacaaaattaaaactaaggGCGGCAGAGGAGGTCCAGGACGTTATTGCTGTTATCTTCTTAATAAGAATAGTGATGAGGAGAAAATGATCTTAAAAGGTGTGAGTGGTGCAGTGTCACCTGGCGAATTGCTTGCCATATTGGGGCCATCAGGTTGTGGCAAAACAACTCTCCTAACAGCCTTGGGCGGCCGACTAAGTAATGGCAGAGACAGAGTCACACAAGGGCACATCACATACAACGGTAAACAATTCTCCGCAGAAGTGAAGAGAAGAACTGGATTTGTAGCTCAGAACAATGTGTTCTATCCCCACCTCACCGTCGCCGAAACACTTGTTTTCACTGCTCTCCTGCGGCTGCCAAATAGTctgaaaaaagaagagaaagtcTTGCACGCCGAAGCGGTAATAAATCAACTCGGCTTGGCTCGATGTAGAAACTCTATCATTGGAGGGCGATTGGTAAGAGGCCTATCCGGAGGAGAAAGGAAGAGAATCAGTATAGGGCAAGAGCTACTGATAAATCCGAGTCTCTTATTTCTTGACGAACCCACTTCAGGGCTTGACTCGACCATGGCTAAAAAAATTCTGGTATCATTGTCCAAATTAGCTGAAGGCGGACGCACAATTTTGATGACTATACATCAGCCTGCTAGTAGCCTGTTTTACATGTTCAACAAGATTTTACTCTTGTCATCAGATGGGAGCAGTCTTTACTTCGGCAAGGGGGAAGatgttatcaattattttgctGGCATTGGATATGTCCCGTCAGTTGCCATGAATCCTGcagattttcttttagatcTTGCTAATG gtGTTGCTTCGGGAGATCCAAAAGAGAACCGAGAAGCTGTGAAACAAACCCTAATATCAGCTTACAAGAGTAACATTTCTAACAAATTGAAACAAGAGTTTGAGGACGGGGGGGATCATAGTCTTACAACTGattcaaaaaattacaagaagacAAGCAAATGGAGCACAACCTGGTGGCAGCATTTCTCTGTGTTGCTGCGGAGGGATTTGAAAGAAAGGAGACATGATACTTTTGATAGTCTCAAAATAGGTCAAATCTTGTTTCTATCCATCATCACTGGTCTTATATGGTGGCAATCAAGTACAGATAACATAGAAGACCAG GTTGGTCTCCTTTTCTTCTATAGTAGACAAGCAGGGTTCTTCCCTCTGTTCCAAGCTCTTCACACATTTCCTCTTGAGCGAATGATGCTTGAAAAGGAAAGATCTTCAGGAATGTACAGGTTATCATCATACATAATGGCAAAGACTACTGGTGACTTTGTAATGGAGCTTGTGCTTCCAACTGTTTTTGTTATCATTACATACTGGATGGGAGGCCTGAAAGCCAGagtcataaattttttatccactCTAGCTGCCACTCTTTACACTGCCTTGGTTGCACAAAGCCTAGGGCTCGCTGTTGGTGCATTTGTTTTGAACCAGAGGAAGGCTGGCACCATTGCAACAACACTCATGCTCACATTTCTTTTAACCGGTGGATTTTTTGTGGAAGATGTGCCGGCTTTTATATCTTGGTTAGAGTATCTGTCTTTTACGCATTACTCCTACAAACTCCTGCTCATGTCGCAATACAACCCCAACGATACCTACATTTGCGCTTCAAATTCCAATTCTAATGCCACTTGTCTGGTCGGAGATTTCCCAAGAATTAAGTTTGTGGGGCTTAACAACAAACTTTTATCTGTTGTTATGATGGCCGTAATGTTTGTATGTTACAAACTTATTACGTATCTCGCACTCAGAAGAGTTGGTGTCAcgcataaataa